One stretch of Labrenzia sp. CE80 DNA includes these proteins:
- the scpB gene encoding SMC-Scp complex subunit ScpB: protein MEIDGDLLGLTDADEEHEAEEIVDRDGLRMLEALLFAAAEPLSEAELIERLPKGCDVPSLLAELVTHYEARGVNLVRLAGKWMFRTAEDLSFLMHRDREEERKLSRAALETLAIIGYHQPVTRAEIEEIRGVSTSKGTLDVLLETSWIRMRGRRRTPGRPVTYGTTELFLVHFGLDSIKDLPGLEELKGAGLLDSAIPASFMVPTPNDASELDEDEDPLEEGDLFDDEEMDLES, encoded by the coding sequence ATGGAAATTGACGGTGATCTTCTGGGCCTCACCGACGCTGATGAGGAGCACGAGGCCGAAGAGATCGTGGATCGTGACGGTCTGCGCATGCTCGAAGCCTTGCTTTTTGCCGCTGCTGAGCCCTTGTCTGAAGCCGAGTTGATCGAGCGCCTGCCCAAAGGCTGCGACGTTCCGTCTCTTTTGGCCGAACTTGTAACCCATTACGAAGCAAGGGGTGTCAATCTGGTGCGCCTGGCAGGCAAATGGATGTTCAGGACGGCGGAAGATCTCTCGTTCCTGATGCACCGTGACCGGGAGGAGGAGCGCAAGCTCTCCCGCGCGGCCTTGGAGACCTTGGCCATCATCGGCTATCACCAGCCGGTAACCCGTGCGGAGATTGAGGAAATTCGCGGGGTCTCGACCTCGAAGGGCACGCTTGACGTGTTGCTGGAAACATCCTGGATCAGAATGCGTGGCCGGCGAAGAACACCCGGGCGGCCGGTAACCTACGGCACGACCGAGCTGTTTCTGGTGCATTTTGGCCTCGATAGCATCAAGGATCTGCCGGGACTCGAGGAGCTCAAGGGCGCAGGGTTGCTTGACAGTGCGATCCCGGCATCATTCATGGTGCCGACGCCCAACGACGCGTCAGAGCTTGACGAGGATGAGGATCCGCTCGAAGAAGGCGATCTGTTCGACGACGAAGAAATGGATCTGGAATCCTGA
- a CDS encoding peptidoglycan DD-metalloendopeptidase family protein gives MIKRERTLRSDLISRVALVSLTAGVLAGCSAATERFGEAPIYTGGTNNQRSILANGEQQPTYKDIVNGPGGTAAGLPPASSQPLTTGSIPDSSSRVPVAAAPLPAVAKAPTYTPPVYKAPTYQTPTYQEPTYQAPAVSAPIVTAPAPEVAANAPTTWRGWSSVGGTRIPVRSGDTVTSLSRRYGVPVKAIVAVNGIEDPAQVRPGQTIVIPTYVYSDRNGSSSAPTADDKPIKPTKITRLPQRAPKRDLPDDQIVTGAVRPTQTITASAPSPHRKPFRQPSFAEVKSGTVANDAAPIRISAAPRSKPSVVHTGSVSAPAQVSSVSGNVPMPVAMPGRTANTPSAAVVSTTPAVVQKDVKPTAPIQRPQVVASVDPVVESGPNFRWPVRGRIISEFGTKPGGARNDGVNLAVPEGTPVKAADAGTVIYSGNELKGYGNLVLLRHQDGWVSAYAHNSKLNVKRGDSVSRGEVIGLAGASGSVSQPQVHFELRRGNKPVDPMRYMPKT, from the coding sequence ATGATCAAGCGGGAGCGCACCCTCCGCAGTGACCTCATTTCAAGGGTTGCTCTTGTATCACTGACCGCAGGAGTTCTTGCGGGATGTAGTGCCGCGACAGAGCGCTTCGGCGAAGCTCCGATCTATACCGGCGGCACCAACAATCAGCGGTCTATCCTGGCCAATGGTGAGCAGCAACCGACCTACAAGGACATCGTCAATGGTCCTGGTGGAACGGCCGCAGGTCTTCCGCCTGCATCCAGCCAGCCGCTGACAACGGGCTCAATTCCTGACAGCTCGAGCCGTGTGCCGGTTGCGGCAGCTCCGCTGCCTGCCGTGGCGAAGGCTCCGACATATACGCCGCCTGTTTACAAAGCCCCGACTTACCAGACCCCGACTTACCAGGAGCCGACCTACCAAGCGCCAGCCGTCAGTGCGCCGATCGTGACAGCTCCTGCTCCTGAAGTTGCTGCTAATGCGCCGACGACTTGGCGTGGCTGGAGCTCTGTAGGCGGTACGCGTATTCCGGTGCGCTCAGGCGATACTGTCACCAGCCTCTCGCGTCGTTACGGTGTTCCGGTGAAGGCCATCGTTGCCGTCAACGGCATCGAAGACCCCGCTCAGGTCCGTCCCGGTCAGACAATTGTTATTCCGACCTACGTCTATTCTGATCGCAATGGCTCTTCGAGTGCTCCTACAGCTGACGATAAGCCGATCAAGCCGACCAAGATCACACGTCTTCCTCAGCGAGCGCCGAAGCGTGATCTTCCTGACGATCAGATCGTGACAGGTGCGGTCCGTCCAACGCAGACCATCACAGCCTCTGCGCCATCGCCTCATCGCAAGCCGTTCCGTCAGCCAAGCTTTGCCGAGGTGAAGAGTGGAACGGTTGCCAACGATGCAGCTCCGATCCGCATAAGTGCGGCTCCTCGATCCAAGCCGTCTGTTGTTCACACGGGCAGTGTCAGCGCGCCGGCGCAGGTCTCTTCCGTCAGCGGAAACGTGCCGATGCCGGTAGCAATGCCTGGCCGCACTGCCAATACTCCGAGCGCAGCAGTGGTCTCAACGACGCCGGCTGTCGTCCAGAAAGATGTGAAGCCGACCGCGCCGATCCAGCGCCCGCAGGTGGTCGCCAGTGTAGATCCCGTGGTCGAAAGCGGCCCGAATTTCCGCTGGCCGGTTCGTGGCCGTATCATCTCTGAATTCGGCACCAAACCGGGCGGCGCTCGCAATGACGGCGTCAACCTGGCGGTTCCCGAGGGAACCCCGGTGAAGGCGGCGGATGCGGGAACTGTGATTTACTCGGGCAATGAGCTGAAAGGCTATGGCAATCTGGTGCTGCTACGTCACCAAGACGGCTGGGTCTCCGCCTACGCTCACAATTCCAAGCTGAACGTCAAACGTGGCGACTCGGTGTCACGCGGTGAAGTGATCGGTCTGGCTGGTGCGAGCGGTTCAGTTTCTCAGCCCCAGGTTCACTTCGAGCTGCGGCGCGGCAACAAGCCTGTTGATCCGATGCGCTATATGCCGAAGACTTGA
- a CDS encoding ABC transporter ATP-binding protein gives MTDKTSEGGALAHGGHDPRWGARGTARATIAAGLVFENISHAYDGNASVIDLSLEVAPGEVMCLLGHSGCGKTTLMRIAAGVEQQAAGRVLINGREVSGPKSFVPPEKRGVGLMFQDYALFPHLTIVENVLFGLSDLPRDAANREALASLERVGLKGYADDYPHALSGGEQQRVALARAIAPRPGVLLMDEPFSGLDRRLRDNVREETMTILRETRATCIIVTHDPEEAMRMGDKIALMRQGRLVQHGSSAELYSTPTDVFAAKFFSELNEMAGVVTERGIETPVGLVAAKGAAIGTQMHVCIRPHGILPKAAGSTGVTGRIATKRFVGEVDLLTIIIEGLDRPLHSRVRPGSGFEVGMDVDLATDPQDVLVFEAKR, from the coding sequence ATGACCGACAAGACCTCCGAAGGAGGCGCTCTGGCACACGGCGGCCATGATCCAAGGTGGGGTGCGCGGGGCACCGCACGTGCGACCATCGCAGCAGGGCTTGTCTTCGAGAATATCTCCCATGCCTATGACGGCAATGCCTCGGTCATCGACCTGTCGCTGGAGGTCGCGCCGGGTGAGGTGATGTGCCTCCTCGGCCACTCCGGTTGTGGCAAGACAACCTTGATGCGCATCGCCGCCGGCGTCGAGCAGCAGGCCGCGGGCCGCGTCCTGATCAATGGACGTGAAGTCTCCGGACCCAAGAGCTTCGTTCCGCCGGAAAAGCGCGGCGTTGGCCTGATGTTTCAGGACTATGCGCTGTTTCCACATTTGACGATCGTGGAAAACGTTCTCTTCGGTCTGAGCGACCTGCCGAGGGACGCGGCAAACCGGGAGGCGCTTGCGTCACTGGAGCGGGTCGGCCTCAAGGGCTACGCCGACGACTATCCGCATGCGCTCTCGGGCGGAGAGCAGCAGCGTGTTGCGCTTGCCCGCGCCATCGCGCCACGGCCCGGCGTCCTGTTGATGGATGAGCCCTTCTCTGGTCTTGACCGGCGCCTGCGGGACAATGTGCGCGAGGAGACGATGACCATCCTGCGTGAAACCCGGGCCACATGCATCATCGTCACCCACGATCCTGAAGAGGCCATGCGGATGGGCGACAAGATCGCGCTCATGCGCCAGGGGCGTCTTGTGCAACATGGAAGTTCGGCGGAACTCTACAGCACCCCTACGGACGTGTTTGCGGCCAAGTTCTTTTCGGAGCTGAACGAGATGGCCGGGGTCGTGACGGAGCGTGGCATCGAGACACCGGTCGGCCTCGTTGCCGCCAAAGGGGCTGCGATCGGCACGCAGATGCATGTATGTATTCGGCCACACGGGATCTTGCCCAAAGCTGCTGGAAGCACGGGTGTGACGGGGCGAATCGCGACGAAGAGATTCGTCGGCGAGGTGGATCTTCTGACAATCATCATTGAAGGTCTCGACCGCCCGTTGCACTCAAGAGTGCGTCCGGGCAGTGGTTTTGAGGTCGGAATGGACGTTGATCTGGCAACAGATCCGCAAGATGTCTTGGTGTTTGAGGCAAAAAGATAA
- the surE gene encoding 5'/3'-nucleotidase SurE, whose protein sequence is MRILITNDDGIHSPGLTALERIARTLSDDVWVVAPETDQSGVAHSLTLSDPLRLREISDRHFALRGTPTDCVIMGVRKVLPGMPDLVLSGINRGQNLAEDVTYSGTVAGAMEASILGIRSIAVSQAYDWDVGSEPNYATAEAHAPELFKKLIDFPLPPHTLLNVNFPACAAEDVKGMKVTVQGHHEQSGLTIDERRDGRGYPYFWLGFQDRGKSILANSDLHAVGEGYISVTPLRIDLTAHDMVEQLAGALV, encoded by the coding sequence ATGCGCATCCTGATCACCAACGACGATGGCATTCATTCACCCGGGCTGACCGCCCTAGAACGCATTGCCCGGACCCTGTCCGACGATGTCTGGGTGGTCGCGCCCGAAACCGATCAAAGTGGTGTCGCCCATTCCTTGACGTTGAGCGATCCTTTGCGCCTGCGTGAGATTTCCGACCGGCATTTCGCCCTGCGCGGCACGCCGACCGATTGCGTGATCATGGGCGTGCGCAAGGTGCTGCCGGGCATGCCGGATCTGGTCCTTTCCGGGATCAACCGCGGCCAGAATCTCGCCGAGGACGTGACCTACTCGGGTACCGTCGCAGGAGCGATGGAAGCCTCCATCCTTGGCATTCGCTCCATCGCCGTGTCGCAGGCCTACGACTGGGACGTGGGGAGTGAGCCGAACTATGCCACCGCAGAGGCCCATGCGCCGGAGCTGTTCAAGAAGCTGATTGACTTCCCATTGCCGCCCCACACGCTGCTGAACGTGAACTTCCCTGCCTGCGCTGCGGAAGACGTCAAAGGCATGAAGGTAACGGTTCAGGGACATCACGAGCAGTCGGGTCTGACGATCGACGAACGCCGCGACGGCCGTGGTTATCCTTACTTCTGGCTCGGTTTCCAGGACCGCGGCAAGTCGATCCTCGCCAACAGCGATCTTCATGCCGTCGGTGAAGGCTATATTTCTGTCACGCCGCTCCGAATCGACCTGACAGCACATGATATGGTCGAGCAACTGGCCGGTGCGCTCGTCTGA
- the tatC gene encoding twin-arginine translocase subunit TatC, producing the protein MSDEDIDASKAPLIEHLVELRQRLMKSVIAIILMFIVCFYFATDIYNILTVPYLRAAPDPTAVQMIFTAPQEWFFTQLKLALFGALFLAFPVVASQIYMFVAPGLYKEEKGAFLPFLVATPILFAIGACLVYFLIMPMAMGFFLSMEQTGGEGQVAIQHLAKVSEYLGLIMVLIFAFGLVFQLPVVLTLLGRTGLVSSEGLKDKRKYAIVAAFAAAAILTPPDPISQIGLALPTLLLYEVSIISVRLVERKRAAREEAREAEEA; encoded by the coding sequence ATGAGCGACGAAGATATCGATGCCTCGAAGGCGCCCCTGATCGAACATCTCGTCGAGCTGCGTCAGCGGTTGATGAAGTCGGTGATTGCGATCATCCTGATGTTTATCGTTTGCTTCTATTTCGCCACCGATATTTACAACATTCTCACGGTGCCATATCTGCGCGCTGCGCCAGATCCGACGGCCGTGCAGATGATTTTCACGGCACCGCAGGAATGGTTTTTCACGCAGTTGAAGCTTGCACTGTTCGGTGCGCTTTTCCTTGCGTTTCCTGTGGTCGCCAGCCAGATCTACATGTTTGTGGCGCCTGGGCTCTACAAGGAAGAAAAAGGCGCGTTTCTGCCGTTTCTGGTTGCGACGCCAATCCTCTTCGCGATTGGCGCCTGTCTCGTCTATTTCCTGATCATGCCCATGGCGATGGGGTTCTTTCTGTCCATGGAACAGACGGGCGGCGAGGGGCAGGTGGCGATCCAGCATCTGGCCAAGGTCAGTGAGTATCTCGGCCTGATCATGGTCTTGATCTTTGCGTTCGGCCTGGTCTTTCAGCTGCCGGTCGTGCTGACGCTTCTGGGCCGGACAGGGCTGGTTTCCTCGGAAGGTTTGAAGGACAAGCGCAAATACGCGATCGTAGCAGCCTTTGCTGCGGCGGCAATTTTGACGCCACCTGATCCGATCTCGCAGATCGGTCTTGCACTGCCGACGCTGCTTCTCTACGAAGTCTCCATCATTTCCGTTCGGCTTGTCGAGCGCAAGCGTGCCGCACGCGAGGAGGCGAGGGAGGCCGAAGAGGCCTGA
- the serS gene encoding serine--tRNA ligase, translated as MFDIKWIRDNSEAFDKALARRGYKTSAENLIALDDARRSHVTKLQEAQERRNAASKEIGKAMAAKDEAKAQALKDEVAGIKSFIQDGEATERELNAALEDAMAVIPNLPLEDVPQGEDEADNVELRIVGEKPTFQFNHPPKEHFELEGAESGLDFTTAAKLSGSRFVLLKGQIARLERAIGQFMIDLHTQEHGYMEVSPPLLVHDTALFGTGQLPKFEEDLFKTNGDHYLIPTAEVPLTNMAAGEILPEEALPMRVTALTYCFRSEAGSAGRDTRGMLRQHQFMKCELVSVTKPDDSLDELERMLGCAETVLKKLGLHYRVMTLCTGDMGFGARKTYDIEVWLPGQDTYREISSCSVCGDFQARRMNARYRPEGSKQLGHVHTLNGSGVAVGRALIAVLENYQNADGSITVPDVLRPYMNGLETIG; from the coding sequence ATGTTCGATATCAAATGGATCAGGGATAACAGCGAAGCCTTCGACAAGGCACTGGCACGTCGGGGCTATAAAACCTCGGCCGAGAATCTGATCGCCCTGGACGATGCTCGCCGATCCCATGTGACCAAGCTTCAGGAAGCCCAGGAGCGGCGCAACGCTGCCTCCAAGGAAATTGGCAAGGCGATGGCCGCCAAGGATGAAGCGAAGGCGCAGGCCCTCAAGGATGAGGTTGCCGGGATCAAATCCTTCATTCAGGACGGTGAAGCCACCGAGCGCGAGCTCAATGCCGCTCTGGAAGACGCCATGGCGGTCATTCCGAACCTTCCCCTGGAGGATGTGCCTCAAGGCGAAGACGAGGCGGACAATGTCGAGCTGCGGATCGTTGGCGAAAAGCCGACGTTTCAGTTCAATCATCCTCCAAAAGAGCATTTCGAGTTGGAGGGGGCCGAAAGCGGTCTCGATTTCACGACCGCAGCAAAGCTCTCCGGCTCGCGTTTCGTTCTTCTGAAGGGCCAGATTGCGCGTCTTGAGCGGGCCATCGGTCAGTTCATGATCGACTTGCACACCCAGGAACATGGCTACATGGAAGTGTCGCCGCCGCTCCTCGTACATGACACTGCGCTCTTCGGAACCGGACAGCTGCCGAAGTTCGAAGAAGATCTCTTCAAGACCAACGGCGATCATTATCTGATCCCGACGGCCGAAGTTCCGCTGACCAATATGGCTGCCGGTGAAATTCTGCCGGAAGAGGCGCTGCCGATGCGCGTGACGGCGCTGACCTATTGTTTTCGCTCGGAAGCGGGCTCCGCCGGCCGTGACACCCGCGGCATGTTGCGTCAGCATCAGTTCATGAAGTGCGAGCTGGTTTCGGTCACCAAGCCGGACGACTCTCTCGATGAACTGGAGCGCATGCTGGGTTGTGCGGAAACGGTCCTGAAAAAGCTCGGCCTGCATTACCGTGTGATGACGCTTTGCACAGGCGACATGGGCTTTGGCGCGCGCAAGACCTATGACATTGAGGTCTGGTTGCCTGGTCAGGACACTTACCGCGAAATCTCGTCCTGTTCGGTCTGTGGCGACTTCCAGGCCCGGCGCATGAATGCGCGCTATCGCCCGGAAGGCTCGAAACAGCTCGGCCATGTTCATACGCTCAACGGCTCCGGCGTTGCTGTTGGCCGCGCGCTGATCGCCGTACTGGAGAACTACCAGAACGCGGATGGCTCGATCACCGTGCCGGACGTGCTGCGTCCCTACATGAATGGTCTGGAGACGATCGGCTGA
- a CDS encoding twin-arginine translocase TatA/TatE family subunit: protein MGISVWQILIIAVIVILLFGRGKISDLMGDVAKGIKSFKKGMAEDDTASSAPEAPKTIDHQAGEPVAAEKAEDQSKAS from the coding sequence ATGGGCATTAGTGTTTGGCAGATCTTGATCATCGCGGTGATCGTTATCCTGCTTTTTGGACGTGGCAAGATCTCCGATCTTATGGGCGACGTCGCCAAGGGCATCAAAAGCTTCAAGAAGGGTATGGCGGAAGACGATACGGCTTCCAGCGCGCCTGAAGCTCCCAAGACGATTGATCATCAGGCCGGCGAACCCGTCGCTGCCGAAAAGGCCGAAGACCAGTCAAAGGCGAGCTGA
- a CDS encoding protein-L-isoaspartate(D-aspartate) O-methyltransferase → MTDLSPMQLPSDPLSVETDEVQARAQLVLALRGHGVGDRAVLSAIERVPRRLFLAAVHHSLAYEDSSLPIECGQVVLAPSFVARMAQALKLESSHRVLEVGTGSGYQAAVLAHLAGQVDSIDRYATLASLAGQRTAALKLSNVRIHVGDGMEGLKQKAPFDRIVLTGAVEEIPEALLTQLAPEGILMAPVGLPGKPQIMTRVTRGEDADQREDLETVRMVSLIKGAAERL, encoded by the coding sequence ATGACTGATCTGTCGCCGATGCAACTCCCCTCAGATCCCCTCAGCGTCGAAACAGACGAAGTCCAGGCACGCGCGCAGCTCGTGTTGGCGCTTCGAGGTCACGGCGTTGGTGATCGGGCCGTCTTGTCCGCCATCGAGCGGGTACCCCGGCGCCTGTTTCTCGCAGCCGTTCATCACAGTCTTGCCTATGAAGATTCGTCCCTTCCGATTGAATGCGGTCAGGTGGTGCTTGCGCCTTCCTTTGTAGCCCGCATGGCTCAGGCGCTTAAGCTTGAATCAAGTCATCGTGTTCTCGAGGTCGGAACCGGCTCCGGATATCAGGCGGCCGTGCTGGCGCATTTGGCGGGACAGGTCGACAGCATTGATCGATATGCGACGCTGGCGAGCCTTGCCGGTCAACGCACCGCCGCTCTCAAGCTCTCGAATGTCCGCATTCATGTGGGCGACGGCATGGAAGGCCTGAAGCAGAAAGCGCCGTTCGATCGAATCGTTTTGACAGGTGCCGTTGAAGAGATCCCGGAAGCGCTTCTGACCCAATTGGCACCAGAAGGTATCCTGATGGCGCCTGTTGGGCTCCCCGGCAAGCCACAGATCATGACACGTGTCACACGTGGTGAGGACGCCGACCAGCGCGAAGACCTGGAAACCGTGCGAATGGTCAGCCTCATCAAAGGTGCGGCAGAGCGCTTGTAG
- the tatB gene encoding Sec-independent protein translocase protein TatB, translated as MFDIGWTELMVIACVAIIVVGPKDLPRMLRTLGQTMGKVRRMSREFQSTFNDAIREAEKQADIADMKKQVEDVGNFNPLGDLKKSIEDDKPVGKPMADPVPPTPSATATPASPEKTAPAAPAADTTPAAEAAKPAPEDSKA; from the coding sequence ATGTTCGATATCGGATGGACCGAGCTTATGGTGATCGCCTGTGTGGCGATCATCGTCGTCGGTCCGAAAGACCTCCCGCGCATGTTGCGAACCCTTGGCCAGACGATGGGTAAGGTGCGTCGCATGTCGCGCGAATTTCAGTCGACTTTCAATGATGCGATCCGTGAGGCCGAGAAACAGGCTGACATCGCGGACATGAAGAAGCAGGTCGAGGACGTTGGCAATTTCAATCCTCTGGGAGACTTGAAAAAGTCGATCGAGGACGACAAGCCGGTCGGAAAACCCATGGCTGATCCCGTCCCGCCGACGCCGTCAGCCACGGCCACTCCGGCATCTCCTGAAAAGACCGCACCTGCTGCGCCTGCAGCAGATACGACACCGGCTGCCGAAGCGGCCAAGCCGGCACCGGAAGATAGCAAGGCATGA